From the genome of Anticarsia gemmatalis isolate Benzon Research Colony breed Stoneville strain chromosome 13, ilAntGemm2 primary, whole genome shotgun sequence, one region includes:
- the LOC142977857 gene encoding UNC93-like protein produces MTQEKVIESGLKPNEKWRIMKNVAVVTVAFMVHFTAYSGAANLQSSINSEAGLGTASLAAVYTGILLSNIFLPAIVIKWLGTKWAVCFSFITYLPYIASQLYPRFYTLVPAAFLLGLGGGPLWCAKCTYLSVAAEAHSTISKIPAGTILLRFLGFFFMIYQMNQIWGNFISSLVLSSGNNAAAVTSVNETMIPILCGANFLANDDDGGVLATQPPEKMQMIAGIYLGCMIVSTLIVAIGLDSMNRYESFRKNKSSGLSGLALLAVTAKQLADPNQLLLLIINIFIGQHQAFFSADFTASFVSCAVGTGSVGYVMMTFGLSDAIGCLVTGYLAKLVGRLPLLIGALFVHGGVFITMLVWRPHPGDQYIMFIIAMLWGLCDSCWTVQINAYYGVLFRGKEEAAFSNYRLWEAFGYIISYVLSSYVRTRYKIYLLLCSLIVGVIGYLTVEYRQYKSEKREKYEKQMKEDVKY; encoded by the exons ATGACTCAAGAAAAAGTCATAGAGAGTGGGCTAAAGCCGAACGAGAAATGGAGGATAATGAAAAACGTAGCTGTAGTCACCGTAGCTTTCATGGTGCACTTCACTGCGTACAGT GGTGCTGCTAATCTACAAAGCTCTATCAACTCGGAGGCAGGTCTGGGTACCGCATCGCTAGCGGCGGTTTACACCGGCATTTTACTCTCAAATATCTTCCTACCGGCTATTGTTATAAA ATGGCTAGGAACAAAATGGGCAGTCTGTTTCTCTTTCATAACCTACTTGCCGTACATAGCATCACAGTTGTACCCCAGGTTCTACACATTGGTGCCTGCAGCCTTTCTGCTTGGTTTAGGCGGTGGCCCGCTTTGGTGTGCCAAGTGTACCTATCTTTCTGTG GCTGCGGAGGCTCACAGCACCATATCCAAGATACCAGCAGGAACTATTCTGTTACGTTTCTTAGGATTCTTCTTCATGATCTACCAGATGAACCAAATTTGGGGAAACTTTATCTCTTCACTAG TGTTATCATCAGGTAACAACGCGGCGGCAGTGACGTCAGTGAACGAGACAATGATCCCAATACTGTGTGGAGCTAACTTCCTTGCTAATGACGATGATGGAGGAGTACTGGCCACACAACCTCCTGAGAAAATGCAAATGATAGCAG gAATTTACCTTGGTTGTATGATTGTGTCAACACTCATAGTCGCTATTGGATTAGATTCTATGAATAG ATATGAAAGTTTCCGTAAAAACAAAAGCAGTGGATTATCAGGACTTGCACTCCTAGCTGTTACGGCAAAACAGTTGGCAGACCCCAATCAGTTGCTACTCCTCATTATTAACATCTTCATTGGACAGCATCAGGCGTTCTTCAGCGCTGATTTTACtgca TCTTTTGTATCATGCGCTGTCGGCACTGGCTCTGTTGGTTATGTAATGATGACATTTGGCCTCTCCGATGCTATTGGATGTTTAGTCACCGGCTATTTAGCTAAg CTGGTAGGTCGTCTACCTCTGCTCATTGGTGCATTATTCGTCCACGGAGGAGTATTCATCACAATGCTAGTATGGAGGCCTCACCCTGGAGACCAATACATCATGTTCATCATCGCTATGCTGTGGGGACTCTGCGACTCCTGTTGGACGGTGCAGATCAATG CCTACTACGGCGTCTTATTCCGTGGTAAAGAAGAAGCTGCCTTCTCAAACTACAGACTCTGGGAAGCATTCGGCTACATCATCTCCTATGTTCTCTCTTCATACGTGAGGACTCGGTACAAGATCTACTTGCTCCTCTGCAGCCTTATAGTGGGAGTCATCGGTTACCTTACAGTGGAATACCGACAGTATAAGAGTGAGAAGAGAGAGAAATATGAGAAACAAATGAAGGAAGatgtaaaatattga